Proteins from a single region of Calonectris borealis chromosome 14, bCalBor7.hap1.2, whole genome shotgun sequence:
- the TNNI2 gene encoding troponin I, fast skeletal muscle produces the protein MLQLAATEIEREAAAKEVEKQNYLAERCPPLSLPGSMQELQDLCKKLHAKIESVDEDRYDTEVKLQKTTKELEDLSQKLFDLRGKFKRPPLRRVRMSADAMLRALLGSKHKVCMDLRANLKQVKKEDTEKEKDLRDVGDWRKNIEEKSGMEGRKKMFEAGES, from the exons ATGCTCCAGCTTGCTGCCACCGAAAtagaaagagaagcagctgctaAAGAAGTGGAAAAGCAAAACTATCTGGCAGAGCGTTGCCCTCCTCTGTCGCTCCCAGGATCCATGCAGGAACTTCAG gACCTGTGCAAAAAGCTTCATGCCAAGATAGAGTCAGTGGATGAGGACAGGTATGACACAGAGGTGAAGCTGCAGAAGACTACCAAGGAG CTGGAAGACTTGAGCCAGAAGCTCTTTGACCTGCGGGGCAAGTTCAAGAGGCCACCCCTGCGCAGGGTGCGCATGTCCGCTGATGCGATGCTGCGGGCCCTGCTGGGCTCCAAGCACAAGGTCTGCATGGACCTCCGAGCCAACCTGAAGCAAGTCAAGAAGGAGGACACCGAGAAG GAGAAGGACCTCCGTGATGTTGGTGACTGGAGGAAGAACATCGAGGAGAAGTCTGGCATGGAGGGCAGGAAGAAGATGTTTGAGGCTGGCGAGTCCTAA